One window of Athalia rosae chromosome 4, iyAthRosa1.1, whole genome shotgun sequence genomic DNA carries:
- the LOC125500701 gene encoding uncharacterized protein LOC125500701 encodes MAKRLEVLNMDLTYMQESLAFGYLVGDFEVSWKNLVWPLSSTVWVQLGIIGLLFSGLLFAAHHFRRRGIIRDNLSFLDGFAIFLGIAVALPRNSFGRYVFGMWIFHSYLTVTAYNSGLVSFLTTPYEKRILRTFKDLLDGGLEFGGGTFHREFYNDPSDPDMKRIYDRFKVFPINQALRLPTIHKIATGVLTSTVRVYNTDHRDNASNQLRMLEETAFTFHVPIYMRRGSPLTHGIHRYASHAIQSGFVDYWMRHYYRPASTFTTKTPSVLTVNHIRGILVLHSAGLVFSSIVFLGEIIYHKRSVGQH; translated from the exons ATGGCTAAAAGATTGGAAGTCCTCAACATGGATCTCACATACATGCAAGAGTCTCTTGCATTCGGATACCTGGTTGGTGATTTTGAAGTGTCATGGAAAAACTTGGTATGGCCATTGTCCAGCACCGTGTGGGTACAGCTTGGTATCATCGGATTGTTATTTTCGGGGCTACTTTTCGCGGCCCATCATTTCCGCAGGCGTGGAATAATTCGGGACAATCTCAGTTTTCTCGACGGCTTCGCTATCTTCCTTGGTATTGCCGTAGCCTTGCCGCGAAATTCTTTCGGAAGATATGTGTTCGGAATGTGGATTTTTCACTCGTACTTGACAGTCACCGCGTACAACAGCGGATTGGTCAGTTTTCTGACAACTCCATACGAGAAACGTATATTGAGGACCTTCAAGGATTTACTCGACGGTGGCTTAGAGTTCGGCGGTGGAACGTTTCATCGAGAGTTCTACAACGATCCTTCGGACCCCGATATGAAAAGAATTTACGACAGATTCAAGGTTTTTCCAATTAACCAGGCTTTGCGTCTCCCGACAATTCACAAGATTGCTACCGGAGTGCTCACCTCGACTGTGAGAGTGTACAATACCGATCACAGAG ACAACGCCTCGAATCAACTCCGTATGCTGGAAGAAACAGCGTTCACCTTTCATGTCCCGATCTACATGCGAAGAGGATCACCTCTGACTCACGGGATTCATCGCTATGCTTCCCACGCAATCCAGAGCGGTTTCGTTGACTATTGGATGAGACATTACTACCGCCCTGCCAGCACTTTTACGACTAAGACTCCTTCTGTACTGACTGTAAATCATATAAGAGGCATTTTAGTCCTTCATTCTGCCGGGCTAGTTTTCAGCTCCATAGTTTTTCTCGGTGAGATTATTTATCACAAGCGATCGGTTGGGCAACATTGA
- the LOC105692578 gene encoding uncharacterized protein LOC105692578, translating to MNIRVSLVSSYEHSKMQLHVNCVVFLSLVTTYSCDSSVPSKWKQYNVSNSNAMNCLENLMKNTTWISSDFLLISEDISAGYEQLVSLHPNFRWELNSGTPNDLTGLFNVIIFTKSFDDLENILSVVDIKKMDSRATYVISVGNNFADLEEVKFASEVIPRLMWKLDKMNVVFLVPCEEDILAMTYFPFSDHCQPGKLEVLDIWRQNRFENNVILFPEKALDVKGCRHKYAAVPTEHLYLLYQKELSESGKVMPGGVGGKLWAIIAEKMNMDVRSSLKQTWSISAFRNVISSRDFDVIVAGMIPITGILTIMTVECGYMEQSFGFAYTSNEAVIPWTNLTRPLSFRLWTLTAVTFLIFSGFIFLTSRYRRQNQVLDRHGGFDIFGVLLGNTRPMPRHVFERYLFGIWILFSFWITAAYTCSLISFLTTQNGNRVINTLGELLDSGLEFGGDDFQRDFYNDPSDPVMMKIHDSFQLWDYEKGLSKLFDEQQVFGLTSTAVFFFNFLRSDLNVEKRLHMIQDKTFSYLAPMALRRGLPIAVGIQRYASRAIQGGLNTYWVNYYQRNLTNTGPKRPSSLALRHTRGIFLFHSIGLLLSFIVFMLELILPRYFEGFALSE from the exons ATGAACATTCGAGTCAGTCTCGTAAGTTCGTACGAGCATTCAAAGATGCAATTGCATGTGAATTGTGTGGTATTTTTATCACTGGTAACAACTTATTCCTGCGATTCGAGTGTCCCATCGAAATGGAAACAATATAACGTTAGCAATAGCAATGCCATGAATTGCTTGgagaatttgatgaaaaatacgaCTTGGATTTCGTCGGACTTTTTACTGATTTCTGAAGATATCAGTGCGGGGTATGAGCAGCTTGTGAGTCTACACCCAAACTTCAGATGGGAATTGAACTCTGGGACGCCGAATGATCTTACAGGCCTCTTCAACGTAATCATTTTTACAAAGAGCTTCGATGATCTGGAAAACATTCTCAGCGTGGTAGACATTAAGAAAATGGATAGTCGAGCAACGTACGTTATCAGCgttggaaataatttcgcTGATTTGGAAGAAGTCAAATTCGCTTCCGAAGTCATTCCCAGATTGATGTGGAAGTTGGATAAAATGAACGTTGTATTCCTGGTGCCTTGCGAAGAGGATATTTTGGCAATGACGTATTTCCCATTTTCCGATCACTGTCAACCGGGGAAACTCGAAGTCCTCGATATCTGGAGACAAAATAGATTCGAAAATAACGTTATCCTATTCCCAGAAAAAGCGTTGGACGTAAAAGGCTGTCGTCACAAGTATGCGGCAGTACCCACAGAACATCTGTATCTTCTCTATCAGAAAGAATTGTCCGAATCAGGAAAGGTGATGCCGGGTGGCGTTGGAGGTAAACTTTGGGCAATCATagctgaaaaaatgaacatggATGTCCGTTCATCGTTGAAGCAAACTTGGTCGATATCTGCATTTCGGAATGTG ATTTCCAGCAGGGATTTTGACGTCATAGTTGCCGGAATGATTCCTATAACTGGGATCCTTACAATTATGACTGTGGAATGTGGATACATGGAACAATCGTTTGGTTTTGCCTACACATCCAACGAAGCGGTGATACCTTGGACGAATTTGACGCGACCATTATCCTTCAGATTATGGACTTTGACGGCTGTCACTTTTTTGATATTCAGCGGTTTTATATTTCTGACGTCTCGGTACCGCCGGCAAAACCAAGTGCTCGACAGACACGGAGGTTTCGATATCTTCGGAGTTCTTTTGGGCAATACCCGACCAATGCCACGCCATGTATTCGAAAGATATCTATTCGGGATTTGGATCCTATTCTCTTTCTGGATCACGGCTGCGTACACCTGCAGTCTCATTAGTTTCTTGACAACCCAGAACGGAAATCGGGTGATAAATACCCTCGGAGAATTACTTGATTCCGGTCTAGAATTCGGCGGCGACGATTTCCAGCGTGATTTCTACAACGATCCTTCGGACCCcgtgatgatgaaaattcacgATAGTTTCCAGTTATGGGACTATGAGAAGGGCTTGTCTAAACTTTTCGACGAGCAACAGGTCTTTGGTTTGACGAGCACGGCCgtgttctttttcaattttttgcgaTCAG ATCTCAACGTAGAGAAACGTCTTCATATGATACAAGACAAGACGTTCAGTTACCTGGCGCCGATGGCCTTGAGACGAGGATTACCCATTGCGGTTGGAATACAGCGCTACGCTTCGCGAGCTATCCAGGGTGGTTTAAACACCTACTGGGTGAATTACTACCAGCGAAACCTGACGAATACCGGCCCAAAACGTCCATCGTCGCTCGCTCTACGACACACCcgtggaatatttttattccattccatCGGGCTACTTCTTAGCTTCATCGTTTTTATGTTAGAATTAATTTTACCAAGATATTTCGAAGGTTTCGCATTGAGCGAATAG
- the LOC105692767 gene encoding uncharacterized protein LOC105692767: MRLHVNCAVILSLVTSNSCKSSISMEWEQYNDTNSNAMNCLENMMKNTTWISSDFLLISEDISAGYEQLVSRHPNFRWELNSGTPSDLTGLFNVIIFTKSFIDLENILSVVDIKKMDGRAKYVISVGNNFADLEEIKFASEVIPRTMWKLDKMNVVFLVPCEEDIFSMTYFPFSDHCQPGKLEVLDIWRQNRFENNSVLFPEKLLDINGCPQKHDIIGSDSFAPQYKTEISESGKLIPGGVGGKMLTILAEKMNMDVHCKIVEPLPLNDLLPRIITGEVTFAVAGMFPVPVFLKYVTLDSGYMEESYGMCYLASEAEISWTNLARPLSMESWALTVVTFLIFNGFNLLRRRYRRQTEVLDRLGALDVLGFFLGHGTNMPRGVFGRYVFAVWILYSFLITATYTCSLISFLTTPKQNRVINTLQELLDSGLEFGGGSFHHEFYNDPSDPVMMEIYNKFQLWTWQKSAHKALYEQQVTGALTSTLNGVNVLRKDAGENKLQMLQERAFNFLLPIALRRGSPLTFGVRRYAARAIQGGFNTYWSEYYQRNLTKIEQKGPSPLALRHIRGILVFHSIGLIFSSVVFVLEIVFSKYLKNFALQNCLDRIYSRVLRRIG, from the exons ATGCGATTGCATGTGAATTGCGCGGTGATTCTATCACTGGTAACATCTAATTCCTGCAAGTCGAGTATTTCAATGGAATGGGAACAGTATAATGATACCAATAGCAATGCCATGAATTGCTTGGAgaatatgatgaaaaatacgaCTTGGATTTCGTCGGACTTTTTACTGATTTCCGAAGATATCAGTGCGGGGTATGAGCAGCTTGTGAGTCGACACCCAAACTTCAGATGGGAATTGAACTCCGGGACGCCGAGTGATCTTACAGGCCTTTTCAACGTgatcatttttacaaaaagCTTCATTGATCTGGAAAACATTCTCAGCGTGGTAGACATTAAGAAGATGGATGGTCGAGCAAAGTACGTTATCAGCgttggaaataatttcgcTGATTTGGAAGAAATCAAATTCGCTTCCGAAGTCATTCCCAGAACGATGTGGAAGTTGGATAAAATGAACGTTGTATTCCTGGTGCCCTGCGAagaggatattttttcaatgacgTATTTCCCATTTTCCGATCACTGTCAACCGGGGAAACTCGAAGTCCTCGATATCTGGAGACAAAATAGATTCGAGAATAATTCTGTATTATTTCCAGAGAAGTTATTGGACATCAACGGCTGCCCTCAAAAACATGATATAATAGGTTCAGATAGCTTCGCTCCTCAATATAAAACAGAAATCTCCGAATCAGGAAAGCTGATACCGGGTGGCGTCGGTGGCAAGATGTTGACAATTCTTgccgaaaaaatgaacatgGATGTACATTGCAAAATCGTAGAACCGCTGCCGTTGAACGATCTTTTGCCTAGG ataatCACCGGTGAGGTCACTTTCGCGGTAGCCGGAATGTTCCCTGTTCCCGTATTCCTGAAATACGTCACCTTAGATTCCGGATACATGGAAGAATCATACGGGATGTGCTACTTAGCCAGTGAAGCGGAGATATCTTGGACAAATTTAGCACGGCCATTGTCCATGGAATCGTGGGCTCTGACGGTGGTAACATTCCTGATATTCAATGGTTTTAATCTATTGAGACGTCGATATCGCCGTCAAACTGAAGTGCTCGACAGATTAGGAGCTCTTGACGTACTCGGTTTCTTTTTGGGCCACGGTACAAACATGCCACGCGGTGTATTCGGAAGATACGTATTCGCCGTATGGATCCTGTACTCTTTCCTGATAACGGCAACGTACACCTGCAGCTTGATAAGTTTTTTAACGACTCCGAAACAAAATCGAGTGATAAACACCCTTCAAGAATTACTCGATTCTGGTCTGGAATTCGGCGGTGGTAGTTTTCACCATGAGTTCTACAACGATCCTTCGGACCCGGTGATGATGGAAATCTACAATAAGTTCCAGTTATGGACGTGGCAAAAATCTGCGCACAAAGCACTTTACGAACAACAGGTTACCGGTGCGTTAACGTCGACTCTGAACGGTGTGAACGTCCTGCGAAAAG ATGCGGGTGAGAACAAACTACAGATGTTGCAAGAAAGGGCCTTCAATTTTCTCCTCCCCATCGCTCTGAGACGAGGATCACCCCTCACGTTCGGAGTACGTCGATACGCGGCTCGAGCCATTCAGGGTGGTTTCAACACCTACTGGTCGGAGTACTACCAGCGAAATCTAACGAAGATCGAGCAAAAAGGCCCATCACCACTGGCCTTGCGACATATACGGggaattttagtttttcattcaattggACTGATATTTAGCTCCGTCGTTTTCGTGCTCGAAATAGTTTTTTcgaagtatttgaaaaattttgctctCCAGAATTGCTTGGATAGAATATATTCAAGGGTTTTACGAAGAATAGGATAA